In Castor canadensis chromosome 11, mCasCan1.hap1v2, whole genome shotgun sequence, a single genomic region encodes these proteins:
- the Rai1 gene encoding retinoic acid-induced protein 1: MQSFRERCGFHGKQQNYPQTSQETSRLENYRQQSQASLSCDRQRLLAKDYYNPQPYAAYEGSTGTPSGSATAVADKYHRGSKALQGRPAFPGYSGVQDSSPYPGRYSGEEGLQAWGAPQPPPPQPQPLPGGVGKYEENLMKKTAVPPNRQYREQGAQLPFRTHSLHVPQPPPQLPQPQQPLAYPKLQRQKLQNDLASPLPFSQGSHFPQHSQSFPTSSTYSSSVQGGGQGTHSYKSCTAPSAQPHDRPLTANASLAPGQRVQNLHTYQSGRLGYEQQQQQQQQQQQQQQALQSRHHAQETLHYQNLAKYQHYGQQGQGYCQPDAAVRTPEQYYQTFSPSSSHSPARSVGRSPSYSSTPSPLMPNLENFAYNQQPLSTGAFPTGITDHSHFMPLLNPSPTDAASSVDTQASNCKPLQKDKIPENLLSDLSLQSLTALTSQVENISNTVQQLLLSKAAVPQKKGVKNLVSRTPEQHKSQHCSPEGSGYSAEPAGTPLSEPPSSTPQSTHAEPQEADYLSGSEDPLERSFLYCSQARSSPARVNSNSKAKPESVSTCSVTSPDDMSTKSDDSFQSLHSTLPLDSFSKFVAGERDCPRLLLSALAQEDLASEILGLQEAIGEKADKAWAEAPGLPKDTSKPPFSLENHSACLDSVAKTAWPRSGEPEALPDSLQLDKGGNAKDFSPGLFEDPSVAFATPDPKKTTGALSFGTKPTLGAATPDPTTAAFDCFPDTTTASSVDSANPFAWPEENLGDACPRWGLHPGELKGLEQGGKASDGVGKGDAHEASACLGFQEEEPPGDKAAALPGDFKQEEAGGVKEEAGGLLQCPEVGKADRWLEDSRHCCSAADFGDLPLLPPPSRKEDLEAEEYSSLCELLGSPEQRPGLQEPLSPKAPLICTKEEVEEVLDSKAGWGSPCHLSGESVILLGPTVGAESKVQSWFESSLSHMKPGEDGPDGERASGDSAPSDTTLAQKPNKPAVPEAPIAKKEPVPRGKSLRSRRVHRGLPEAEDSPCRAPALPKDLLLPESCTGPPQGQMEGAGAPGRGTSEGLPRMCTRSLTALSEPRTPGPPGLTTTPAPPDKLGGKQRAAFKSGKRVGKPSPKAASSPSNPAALPVASDSSPMGSKTKETDSPSTAGKDQRSMILRSRTKPQEVFHTKRRRPSESTKKLLANNHLSATFKVSSSPQKEGRVSQRARVSKPSAGGKLSDRPLHALKRKSAFMAPVPTKKRNLVLRSSSSSSNTSGSAGDGKEERAEGSPNLFRRMSSPKKAKPKGSSESPMKQPLPPETPDTCIKLASQAAFQGAMKTKVLPPRKGRGLKLEAIVQKITSPSLKKLVCKVPGVPPGTPLSPALPDKDRGGLKSAGGSPAGAEEGLVSMGTGQKLPAASGADPLCRNPANRSLKGKLMNSKKLSSTDCFKTEAFMSPEALAPKKRRQKGRAVALGLSKGPLEKRPYLGPALLLTSRDRASNTQGDGEDSSGGGGGKKPKTEELGLASQLPEGRPCQPQTRAQKQPGHTNYSSYSKRKRLTRGRAKNTNASPCKGRAKRRRQQQVLPLDPTEPEIRLKYISSCKRLRADSRTPAFSPFVRVEKRDAFTTVCTVVNSPGDEPKSHRKPSSSTSSSSSSSSLLSLDPAGVSLTTLPGSSSLQPRPSLPLSSTMHLGPVVSKALSTSCLVCCLCQNPANFKDLGDLCGPYYPEHCLPKKKPKLKEKVRPESTCEETSPLERTLKGLECAAASAATPATGKPPRPDGPADPAKQGSLRTSARGLSRRLQSCYCCDGRGDGGEEVTPADKNRKHECSKGTPAEPGGDTQEHWVHEACAVWTSGVYLVAGKLFGLQEAMKVAMDMTCSSCQEAGATIGCSYKGCVHTYHYPCASDAGCIFIEENFSLKCPKHKRLPL; the protein is encoded by the exons ATGCAGTCTTTTCGAGAAAGGTGTGGTTTCCATGGCAAACAACAGAACTACCCACAGACCTCCCAGGAAACATCACGCCTGGAGAATTACAGGCAGCAAagtcaggccagcctgagctgcgaCCGGCAGCGGCTGCTGGCCAAGGACTATTACAACCCGCAGCCTTACGCAGCCTATGAGGGCAGCACTGGTACGCCCTCTGGCTCAGCGACTGCGGTGGCTGACAAGTACCATCGAGGCAGCAAGGCCCTGCAGGGGAGGCCAGCTTTCCCCGGCTACAGTGGTGTCCAGGACAGCAGCCCCTACCCGGGACGCTACTCTGGTGAGGAGGGCCTGCAGGCCTGGGGAGCCCCACAACCGCCACCTCCCCAGCCTCAGCCCCTGCCAGGAGGTGTAGGCAAGTATGAGGAGAACTTGATGAAGAAGACGGCAGTACCCCCAAACAGGCAGTACCGAGAGCAGGGTGCCCAGCTTCCCTTTCGGACTCACTCCCTGCATGTGCCACAGCCACCGCCTCAGCTGCCACAGCCCCAGCAGCCCCTGGCATACCCCAAACTCCAAAGGCAGAAACTGCAGAATGACCTCGCCTCACCTCTGCCCTTTTCCCAGGGCAGCCACTTTCCCCAGCATTCCCAgtccttccccacctcctccacctACTCTTCATCTGTGCAAGGTGGCGGGCAGGGGACCCACTCTTACAAGAGTTGCACAGCACCATCTGCCCAGCCCCATGACAGGCCTCTGACCGCCAACGCCAGCTTGGCCCCAGGGCAGCGGGTCCAGAACCTTCATACCTACCAGTCAGGCCGCCTTGGCTATgaacagcaacagcagcagcagcagcagcagcagcagcagcagcaagcaCTTCAGAGCCGGCACCATGCCCAGGAAACCCTCCATTACCAAAACCTTGCCAAATACCAACACTATGGGCAGCAAGGTCAAGGTTACTGCCAGCCGGATGCAGCTGTCAGGACTCCAGAGCAGTACTACCAGACATTCAGCCCCAGCTCCAGCCACTCCCCTGCGCGCTCCGTGGGCCGCTCGCCTTCCTACAGCTCCACCCCATCTCCACTGATGCCCAATCTGGAGAATTTTGCATACAACCAGCAGCCGCTTAGCACTGGAGCCTTCCCCACAGGCATCACTGACCACAGCCACTTCATGCCCTTGCTCAACCCCTCCCCAACAGATGCTGCCAGCTCTGTGGACACCCAGGCCAGCAACTGCAAGCCCTTGCAAAAGGACAAGATCCCTGAGAACCTGCTGTCAGATCTCAGCCTGCAGAGCCTCACGGCACTGACCTCGCAGGTGGAGAACATCTCCAACACTGTGCAGCAGCTTCTACTGTCCAAGGCTGCTGTGCCGCAGAAGAAAGGGGTCAAGAACCTTGTGTCCAGGACTCCGGAGCAGCATAAGAGCCAGCACTGCAGCCCTGAGGGCAGTGGCTACTCGGCCGAACCAGCGGGCACACCGTTATCTGAGCCACCAAGCAGCACGCCACAGTCCACCCACGCTGAGCCACAAGAGGCCGACTACCTGAGTGGCTCTGAGGATCCACTGGAGCGCAGCTTTCTCTACTGCAGCCAGGCCCGCAGCAGCCCCGCCAGAGTCAACAGCAACTCCAAGGCCAAGCCCGAGTCCGTGTCTACCTGTTCTGTGACCTCTCCTGATGACATGTCCACTAAATCTGATGACTCCTTCCAGAGCCTACACAGCACTCTGCCTCTGGATAGCTTCTCCAAGTTCGTGGCAGGTGAGCGGGATTGCCCACGGCTGCTGCTCAGTGCCCTGGCTCAGGAAGACCTGGCCTCTGAGATCCTGGGACTGCAAGAAGCCATTGGTGAGAAGGCTGACAAGGCTTGGGCCGAGGCGCCCGGCCTGCCCAAGGACACCAGCAAGCCACCCTTCTCACTGGAGAACCACAGCGCCTGCCTGGACTCTGTCGCCAAGACAGCATGGCCACGGTCAGGGGAGCCGGAGGCCCTGCCTGATTCCTTGCAGCTGGACAAGGGCGGCAATGCCAAGGACTTCAGCCCGGGGCTGTTTGAAGACCCTTCCGTGGCCTTTGCCACCCCTGACCCCAAGAAGACAACTGGTGCCCTGTCCTTTGGTACCAAGCCCACCCTTGGGGCTGCCACTCCAGACCCCACCACGGCAGCGTTTGACTGCTTCCCGGACACGACCACAGCCAGCTCAGTGGACAGTGCCAACCCCTTTGCCTGGCCAGAGGAGAACCTGGGAGATGCTTGTCCCCGGTGGGGACTGCACCCAGGCGAGCTCAAAGGCCTGGAGCAGGGTGGGAAGGCCTCAGATGGTGTGGGCAAAGGGGATGCTCATGAGGCTTCAGCCTGCTTGGGCTTCCAGGAGGAGGAGCCACCTGGGGACAAGGCAGCTGCACTGCCTGGGGACTTCAAACAGGAGGAGGCAGGTGGGGTGAAAGAAGAGGCGGGTGGGCTGCTGCAGTGCCCTGAGGTGGGCAAAGCTGATCGTTGGCTGGAGGACAGCCGGCACTGCTGCTCTGCAGCTGACTTTGGGGACCTACCACTGCTGCCACCTCCCAGCAGGAAGGAGGACCTGGAGGCCGAGGAGTACTCCTCCCTGTGCGAGCTGCTGGGCAGCCCTGAGCAGAGGCCTGGCCTGCAGGAGCCGCTCTCACCCAAGGCTCCCCTCATCTGCAccaaggaggaggtggaggaggtacTGGACTCCAAGGCTGGCTGGGGCTCCCCGTGCCACCTCTCTGGGGAGTCCGTCATCTTGCTCGGCCCCACTGTGGGAGCCGAGTCGAAGGTCCAGAGCTGGTTTGAGTCCTCCCTGTCCCACATGAAGCCAGGTGAAGATGGGCCTGATGGAGAACGGGCTTCAGGGGATTCTGCCCCCTCAGACACCACCCTGGCCCAGAAGCCAAACAAGCCTGCTGTGCCTGAGGCACCTATTGCTAAGAAAGAGCCTGTGCCCCGGGGCAAAAGTTTACGGAGCCGGCGGGTGCACAGGGGGCTGCCCGAGGCCGAGGACTCCCCATGCCGGGCCCCGGCACTTCCCAAAGACCTCTTGCTCCCTGAGTCCTGCACAGGGCCTCCACAGGGACAGATGGAAGGGGCCGGGGCCCCAGGCCGGGGGACCTCAGAAGGGCTCCCCAGAATGTGTACCCGCTCTCTCACTGCCCTGAGTGAGCCCCGCACACCTGGACCCCCAGGCTTAACTACCACCCCAGCACCCCCTGACAAACTGGGGGGCAAGCAGCGAGCAGCCTTTAAGTCTGGAAAACGGGTGGGGAAGCCCTCACCAAAGGCTGCATCTAGCCCCAGCAACCCGGCTGCCCTGCCTGTGGCCTCAGACAGCAGCCCCATGGGCTCCAAGACCAAGGAGACAGACTCCCCCAGCACAGCCGGCAAAGACCAGCGCTCCATGATCCTCCGGTCCCGCACCAAACCCCAGGAGGTCTTCCACACCAAGCGGAGACGGCCCTCAGAGAGCACCAAAAAGCTCCTTGCCAACAACCACCTGTCCGCCACGTTCAAGGTCTCCAGCAGCCCCCAGAAGGAAGGTCGGGTGAGTCAGCGTGCAAGAGTCTCCAAGCCCAGCGCAGGGGGCAAGCTTTCAGATCGGCCCCTCCACGCACTGAAAAGGAAGTCGGCCTTCATGGCACCTGTCCCCACCAAGAAGCGGAACCTGGTCCTGCgaagtagcagcagcagcagcaacaccagtggcagtgctggggatgggaaggaggagagagctGAGGGCTCCCCCAACCTCTTCAGGAGGATGTCCTCACCCAAAAAGGCCAAGCCCAAGGGTAGCAGCGAGTCCCCCATGAAGCAGCCCTTACCCCCAGAGACCCCTGACACCTGCATCAAGCTCGCCTCCCAGGCAGCCTTCCAGGGTGCCATGAAGACCAAGGTGCTGCCTCCCCGGAAGGGCCGGGGCCTGAAACTGGAGGCCATCGTGCAGAAGATTACCTCGCCCAGCCTCAAGAAGCTTGTGTGCAAAGTGCCAGGTGTCCCTCCTGGGACTCCTCTGAGCCCAGCCCTCCCGGACAAGGACCGTGGTGGGCTCAAGAGCGCTGGGGGCAGTCCAGCTGGGGCAGAAGAGGGTCTGGTAAGCATGGGCACTGGGCAGAAGCTCCCAGCAGCTTCAGGAGCAGACCCGTTATGCAGAAACCCAGCCAACAGATCCTTAAAAGGCAAACTTATGAACAGTAAGAAACTGTCCTCCACTGACTGTTTCAAAACTGAGGCCTTCATGTCCCCGGAGGCCCTGGCACCGAagaagaggaggcagaaaggCAGGGCAGTAGCCCTTGGACTCTCTAAAGGCCCGCTGGAGAAGCGGCCCTATCTTGGCCCGGCTTTGCTGCTCACTTCCCGAGACAGGGCCAGCAACACACAGGGGGATGGCGAGGACAGCTCTGGTGGAGGAGGAGGCAAGAAGCCAAAGACAGAGGAGCTGGGCCTGGCCTCCCAGCTCCCAGAAGGACGGCCCTGCCAACCCCAGACAAGGGCACAGAAACAGCCAGGCCACACCAACTATAGCAGCTATTCCAAGCGGAAGCGCCTCACCCGGGGCCGGGCCAAGAACACCAACGCTTCACCCTGTAAGGGGCGTGCCAAGCGGCGAAGGCAGCAGCAGGTGCTGCCTCTGGATCCCACAGAGCCTGAAATCCGCCTCAAGTACATTTCCTCTTGCAAGCGGCTGAGAGCAGACAGCCGGACCCCAGCCTTCTCTCCCTTTGTACGGGTGGAGAAGCGAGATGCATTCACCACCGTGTGCACTGTTGTCAACTCCCCGGGAGATGAGCCCAAGTCGCACAGAAAGCCTTCCTCCTCCAcctcatcctcttcctcttcctcctccttgctCTCCTTGGACCCAGCTGGGGTCTCCTTGACCACGCTTCCGGGAAGCTCCAGCCTGCAGCCGAGACCctccctgcccctctcctccaccaTGCACCTGGGGCCTGTAGTGTCTAAGGCCCTTAGTACCTCTTGCCTTGTTTGCTGCCTCTGCCAAAACCCGGCCAACTTTAAGGACCTTGGAGACCTCTGCGGCCCCTACTACCCTGAACACTGCCTCCCCAAAAAGAAGCCAAAACTCAAGGAGAAGGTGCGGCCGGAAAGCACCTGTGAAGAGACCTCGCCCCTCGAGAGAACACTCAAAGGCCTCGAGTGTGCAGCTGCTTCAGCTGCCACCCCTGCCACCGGGAAGCCCCCCAGGCCTGATGGCCCAGCTGACCCAGCCAAGCAGGGCTCACTGCGCACCAGTGCCCGGGGCCTGTCCCGTCGGCTGCAGAGTTGCTACTGCTGTGATGGTCGGGGGGAtgggggtgaggaggtgaccCCAGCCGACAAGAACCGCAAGCATGAATGCAGCAAGGGGACCCCTGCAGAGCCTGGTGGGGACACCCAGGAGCACTGGGTGCATGAGGCCTGTGCTGTGTGGACCAGCGGGGTCTATCTGGTGGCCGGGAAGCTCTTTGGGCTGCAGGAGGCCATGAAGGTGGCCATGGATATG ACATGTTCCAGCTGCCAAGAAGCCGGGGCCACCATTGGGTGCTCCTACAAAGGATGCGTTCACACCTACCACTACCCGTGCGCCAGCGATGCGG